The following proteins are encoded in a genomic region of Oncorhynchus gorbuscha isolate QuinsamMale2020 ecotype Even-year linkage group LG11, OgorEven_v1.0, whole genome shotgun sequence:
- the LOC124047988 gene encoding thymic stromal cotransporter homolog translates to MLPLGTLRKRIEPVVLCAQIASAFFDTGLQMVVKEQCAIATDALHPTPTEDSRQKAMSNFYMIYNMLSKFVPILPAIILAKVGDLGYRKIPMVIPLVGYLVSRVVLLLVIVMDLPIQAMFGGVVVHGLSGGFCSYWAGVMALVSLTSTEENRSLHMMQMELVYGIAGLIGSLVSGHLFQLYSVDFKQGTVLVSLSVFLYFVCLVYTLFIFLMPTVSPSAQERNETNGIDTQHSKNILNILLLFAGGILYDVAVGGGMEILVTFEMKEPLNWNATQVGYGNAAGFLVFLTSFLGVMVMSRWVGDVTLIIIGMVSFAAGIYFMAFVTATYMFYLARALTLFALIPMPTIRALLSKQVNGSSYGITLISLQLSFKIASLAYTPIYTKVYQATLDWFPGFVFTLSSVFTVLATIPVSVVGCRAGRADGYERIPGD, encoded by the exons ATGTTGCCCTTGGGGACACTGCGTAAACGCATCGAGCCAGTGGTCCTATGTGCCCAAATAGCGAGCGCGTTTTTCGACACCGGCTTGCAGATGGTGGTAAAAGAACAATGCGCCATTGCGACCGATGCGCTTCATCCAACCCCCACTGAGGACAGCCGGCAGAAAGCTATGTCCAACTTTTACATGATATATAATATGCTGTCCAAGTTCGTTCCGATCCTACCCGCCATTATCTTAGCCAAG GTAGGGGACCTGGGGTACCGGAAGATCCCCATGGTGATCCCCCTggtgggttacctggtctccaGGGTGGTCCTGCTCCTGGTCATAGTGATGGATCTCCCGATACAGGCTATGTTCGGCGGGGTGGTGGTCCACGGACTCAGCGGCGGGTTCTGCTCCTACTGGGCCGGGGTCATGGCCCTGGTGTCGCTCACCTCCACCGAGGAGAACCGCTCTCTCCACATGATGCAAATGGAGCTGGTCTACGGCATAGCTGGACTCATCGGTAGTTTGGTGTCCGGGCACCTCTTCCAGTTGTACAGTGTGGACTTTAAACAGGGGACAGTGTTAGTGAGCCTGAGTGTCTTCCTCTACTTTGTGTGTCTCGTCTACACATTGTTTATCTTTCTAATGCCAACTGTCTCGCCAAGCGCACAAGAACGCAATGAGACCAACGGTATCGACACGCAACATTCCAAGAATATTCTGAACATTCTGCTTCTTTTTGCGGGTGGGATTCTATATGACGTGGCGgtgggaggaggaatggagataCTGGTGACCTTTGAGATGAAGGAGCCACTGAACTGGAACGCCACCCAG GTAGGTTACGGGAACGCCGCCGGATTCCTGGTCTTCCTGACGAGCTTCCTGGGCGTCATGGTAATGTCCAGATGGGTAGGTGACGTCACCCTCATCATCATCGGCATGGTGTCCTTCGCTGCCGGGATCTACTTCATGGCCTTCGTCACGGCAACATACATGTTCTATCTGG CACGAGCCCTCACACTGTTCGCCCTGATTCCCATGCCCACCATCCGTGCCCTACTGTCTAAACAGGTCAACGGCTCGTCATATG GGATCACCCTCATCTCACTGCAGCTGTCCTTTAAGATCGCCAGCCTGGCCTACACTCCCATCTACACCAAGGTGTACCAGGCTACGCTGGACTGGTTCCCTGGGTTCGTCTTCACCCTGTCCAGCGTCTTCACCGTCCTCGCCACCATACCTGTCAG